A genome region from Paradevosia shaoguanensis includes the following:
- a CDS encoding O-antigen ligase family protein has translation MTKQLANLSAGAALGGGLVIICLWPELANISVIVAQVLALGICFFTRSWADLRRPAAALPLIAAALLLFAFGITATSPLHIASILVFAPLFLIGPLITVFSRTSFRIGPGMIGTLAAIGAGLAMLVAIYDAFVLHSLRAGGIVANPIHFADVVVALGFLSLVGLFGEKRSKWVAVAGALFALIAVVLSGTRGAIVTIIPVAGIILVLAALWGGLGRRSWLVVGVLVLIAVGGVVGTIQSGWSPVTRVIATATSMLETGKTEDSSDNARMLMYQAAYNAFLQSPFYGHGMIGFTKIAADTMPPELNTPVYDHLHNDVADFAVTGGIIGVIAYFCILLSPIAEAWTARGPHRRSAQLGAITLSSAYLLMGLTNATFGILMLTVTFAVAAAAIAHLSRLPARDLSVEGGVVKTPDTSQRLADAPIA, from the coding sequence TTGACGAAGCAATTGGCCAATCTCTCGGCGGGCGCCGCTCTCGGCGGCGGGCTGGTGATCATCTGCCTCTGGCCCGAACTGGCCAATATCTCGGTCATCGTCGCCCAGGTCCTCGCCCTGGGCATCTGCTTTTTCACCCGCAGCTGGGCCGACCTGCGCCGCCCCGCCGCAGCCCTCCCGCTCATCGCCGCGGCCCTCCTCCTCTTCGCCTTCGGCATCACCGCCACCTCCCCCCTCCACATCGCCTCCATCCTCGTCTTCGCCCCGCTCTTCCTCATCGGCCCCCTGATCACCGTCTTCAGCCGCACAAGCTTCCGTATCGGCCCGGGAATGATCGGCACGCTGGCCGCGATCGGGGCAGGGCTCGCGATGCTGGTGGCGATCTACGATGCCTTCGTGCTGCACTCGCTACGGGCGGGCGGTATCGTGGCCAATCCGATCCATTTTGCGGATGTGGTTGTGGCGCTTGGTTTCCTCAGCCTCGTAGGGCTGTTCGGAGAGAAGCGCTCGAAATGGGTTGCTGTCGCAGGCGCCCTATTTGCCTTGATAGCCGTCGTTCTCTCCGGCACGCGCGGCGCAATCGTCACCATTATTCCCGTTGCTGGGATAATTCTCGTTCTTGCAGCCCTCTGGGGCGGTCTGGGCCGCCGAAGCTGGCTGGTAGTCGGCGTGCTGGTCCTCATAGCGGTAGGCGGGGTAGTCGGCACAATTCAGAGCGGATGGAGCCCGGTAACTCGCGTCATCGCGACGGCCACGAGCATGCTCGAAACCGGAAAGACCGAGGATAGCTCGGACAACGCTCGGATGCTTATGTACCAGGCGGCCTACAACGCCTTCCTGCAATCCCCGTTCTACGGCCATGGCATGATCGGTTTCACCAAGATCGCAGCCGACACCATGCCGCCGGAACTGAATACGCCCGTTTATGACCACCTTCACAACGACGTTGCCGACTTTGCGGTGACCGGCGGAATAATCGGCGTTATTGCCTACTTCTGCATTCTGTTGTCGCCGATCGCCGAGGCATGGACCGCGAGGGGACCTCATCGACGGTCTGCCCAGCTCGGAGCCATCACCCTCTCCTCCGCCTACCTTCTCATGGGCCTCACCAACGCCACCTTCGGCATCCTGATGCTCACCGTCACCTTCGCCGTGGCCGCTGCGGCCATTGCCCATTTGTCGCGGCTGCCGGCCAGGGACTTGTCTGTCGAGGGAGGCGTGGTAAAGACCCCCGACACCTCCCAAAGGCTAGCGGACGCCCCCATTGCCTGA
- a CDS encoding aldo/keto reductase — protein MTYRAHSARYDTMQYRFTGRSGLKLPVISLGLWQNFGGTRDYPSAFEILSYAFDSGITHFDLANNYGPPYGSAEELFGDVLARDFRPYRDELIVSSKAGWDMWPGPYGNLGSRKYVIASADQSLKRLGLDYFDIFYSHRFDPNTPLEETMGALAQLHRQGKALYVGISNYPEAQTREAYRILADMGVPLLIHQPSYSMLNRWIENDHTIDALGELGVGVIAFSPLAQGLLSGKYNGRADLVGTRAAENYSLSARAIEPRLLDATEKLAAIARARGQTMVQLALAWVLRRKEMTSALIGVRTLEQLKDNLGVLANLELSPEDLKAIDEATKGAQLDNYPLKR, from the coding sequence ATGACCTATCGTGCCCATTCGGCGCGCTACGACACCATGCAGTACCGGTTCACCGGCCGTTCGGGCCTCAAGCTGCCGGTCATCTCGCTGGGCCTCTGGCAGAATTTCGGCGGCACCCGCGACTATCCGAGCGCCTTCGAGATCCTGAGCTACGCCTTCGACTCGGGCATCACCCATTTCGACCTCGCCAACAATTACGGCCCGCCCTACGGCTCGGCCGAAGAGCTGTTTGGCGATGTCCTCGCCCGCGATTTCCGCCCCTATCGCGATGAGTTGATCGTCTCGTCCAAGGCCGGCTGGGACATGTGGCCCGGGCCCTATGGCAATCTGGGCTCGCGCAAATACGTCATCGCCAGCGCCGACCAGAGCCTCAAGCGGCTCGGGCTCGACTATTTCGACATCTTCTATTCCCACCGCTTCGATCCCAATACCCCGCTCGAAGAGACGATGGGCGCGCTCGCCCAGCTCCACCGGCAGGGCAAGGCCCTCTATGTCGGCATTTCCAACTATCCGGAAGCGCAGACCCGCGAGGCCTACCGCATCCTTGCCGACATGGGCGTGCCGCTCCTCATCCACCAGCCGAGCTATTCCATGCTCAATCGCTGGATCGAGAACGACCACACCATCGATGCCCTTGGTGAGTTGGGCGTCGGCGTCATCGCCTTCTCCCCGCTGGCCCAGGGCCTCCTTTCGGGCAAGTACAACGGCCGCGCCGACCTCGTCGGCACCCGTGCTGCCGAAAACTACTCGCTCTCCGCCCGCGCCATCGAACCGCGCCTGCTCGACGCCACCGAAAAGCTGGCAGCCATCGCCAGGGCTCGCGGCCAGACCATGGTCCAGCTCGCCCTCGCCTGGGTCCTGCGCCGCAAGGAAATGACCTCCGCCCTGATCGGCGTCCGCACGCTCGAACAGCTCAAGGACAATCTGGGCGTCCTCGCCAACCTCGAACTCAGTCCCGAGGACCTCAAGGCGATCGATGAGGCCACCAAGGGCGCCCAACTGGACAATTATCCGCTCAAGCGCTAG
- a CDS encoding rhodanese-related sulfurtransferase, which yields MSNLHVSPAAFKVAAFYKFADFSGFLRLKPDLAEFCCARGIRGTIILAEEGINGTVAGTAEAIDALVDHLNETFPFQGAELKFSQAEAMPFLRMKVRVKEEIVTLRAPEVKPSEAVGTYVAAEDWNALIGREDVVLLDTRNDYEAELGTFEGAIDPHTRSFVEFKDFVAKNLDPERDRKVAMFCTGGIRCEKASAYLLSKGFEEVFHLKGGILKYLETVPEEESRWQGECFVFDERVSVTHGLAEGDATLCRGCRRPLTAADRAHPDYREGICCAHCADAPRSGARERQRQIEIARSRGERHMGDEAAAHAQENLEKKKARRQASQDATKAPVSDGGNS from the coding sequence ATGAGCAATCTGCATGTTTCGCCCGCGGCCTTCAAGGTTGCCGCCTTCTACAAATTCGCCGACTTTTCCGGCTTCCTAAGACTGAAGCCGGATCTGGCGGAATTCTGCTGCGCGCGCGGCATTCGCGGGACGATCATCCTGGCCGAGGAAGGCATTAACGGCACGGTAGCCGGTACGGCCGAGGCGATCGACGCGCTGGTGGATCATCTCAACGAGACGTTTCCGTTCCAGGGGGCCGAGCTCAAGTTCTCCCAGGCCGAAGCCATGCCGTTCCTGCGCATGAAGGTGCGCGTCAAGGAAGAGATCGTGACGCTGCGGGCGCCGGAGGTGAAGCCGAGCGAGGCGGTGGGCACCTATGTGGCGGCCGAGGACTGGAATGCGCTGATCGGGCGCGAGGACGTGGTGCTGCTCGACACGCGCAACGACTACGAGGCGGAGCTGGGGACGTTCGAGGGCGCGATCGACCCGCATACGCGCAGCTTCGTCGAGTTCAAGGATTTCGTGGCCAAGAACCTCGATCCGGAGCGGGACCGGAAGGTGGCGATGTTCTGCACCGGCGGCATACGCTGCGAGAAGGCATCGGCCTATCTGCTCTCCAAGGGGTTCGAAGAGGTGTTCCACCTCAAGGGCGGCATTCTCAAATATCTCGAGACGGTGCCCGAGGAGGAGAGCCGCTGGCAGGGCGAATGCTTCGTCTTTGACGAGCGGGTTTCGGTCACCCATGGGCTGGCCGAGGGCGACGCCACGCTCTGCCGGGGCTGCCGTCGACCGCTGACGGCGGCGGACCGGGCACATCCCGACTATCGCGAGGGCATCTGCTGCGCCCATTGCGCCGATGCCCCCAGAAGCGGGGCGCGCGAGCGGCAGCGGCAGATCGAGATCGCCAGGTCGCGCGGGGAGCGGCATATGGGCGACGAGGCTGCCGCCCATGCCCAGGAAAACCTCGAAAAGAAAAAGGCCCGCCGTCAGGCGAGCCAGGACGCGACCAAGGCGCCGGTCAGCGACGGCGGAAATTCATGA
- a CDS encoding NIPSNAP family protein, translating to MNATLPVVELRRYTLHPGQRDTLIDLFENEFLESQDEVGAHVLGQFRVEGAPDQFVWLRGFEDIAHRRPALEAFYQGPIWREHRDVANATMADSDDVHLLATVSPEDGFQRPNRPRRPRGAFATNGSRFIVMLYRLRDPEQGGAFDQRLREILAETGVDPLASFSTLDVENDYPALPVHADDPVHVVLLRFDNAVGLETWLQAPPAALSDFLKSPPETLILQPTARSLLR from the coding sequence ATGAACGCCACGCTGCCCGTCGTCGAACTGCGCCGTTACACCCTCCATCCGGGCCAGCGCGACACGCTCATCGATCTCTTCGAGAACGAGTTCCTCGAAAGCCAGGATGAGGTCGGCGCCCACGTCCTCGGCCAGTTCCGCGTCGAGGGCGCGCCCGACCAGTTCGTCTGGCTGCGCGGCTTCGAGGATATCGCTCACCGTCGTCCGGCGCTCGAAGCCTTCTATCAGGGCCCGATCTGGCGCGAGCATCGTGACGTCGCCAACGCCACCATGGCCGACAGCGACGACGTGCACCTGCTCGCCACCGTCTCGCCCGAGGACGGCTTCCAGCGCCCCAACCGTCCGCGCCGCCCGCGCGGCGCCTTCGCCACCAACGGCTCGCGCTTCATCGTCATGCTCTATCGCCTGCGCGACCCGGAGCAGGGCGGGGCATTCGACCAGCGCCTGCGCGAAATCCTCGCCGAAACCGGCGTCGATCCCCTGGCCAGCTTTTCGACCCTCGATGTCGAGAACGACTACCCCGCGCTCCCCGTCCACGCCGACGACCCCGTCCATGTCGTGCTGCTGCGCTTCGACAATGCCGTCGGTCTCGAAACCTGGCTGCAGGCTCCGCCTGCCGCGCTTTCCGATTTTCTCAAGTCACCGCCTGAAACCCTGATTCTCCAACCCACCGCGCGCTCGCTGTTGCGCTGA
- a CDS encoding helix-turn-helix transcriptional regulator, whose amino-acid sequence MRASRLLSIMMMLQSRGRLSAETLAEELEVSVRTIYRDIDQLSAAGVPVYAETGRNGGFALLDGWRTRLTGLTAPEAKALFLSGLPGPAAELGLSDDMAAAELKLLAALPADWQDEARRISGRFHLDPKGWFQPGRVHEHLKSVADAVWSERRIHVRYESWTGVSDRVLEPLGLVLKGGIWYVVARREGAIRTYRLSNILALIMTEERFERPDDFDLPGHWEQATLQFEKDIYVDTALVRASEIGRKRLLDVSQVVRSAVEAAQIEPDAEGWATLTIPIEEIGWAAREMTKIGCEIVVLEPPELRSRMAEMARKLWALYAG is encoded by the coding sequence ATGCGAGCGAGCCGACTGCTTTCGATCATGATGATGCTGCAATCCCGAGGCCGGCTGAGTGCGGAAACACTCGCCGAGGAGCTCGAGGTTTCGGTGCGCACGATCTATCGCGACATCGACCAGCTGAGCGCGGCGGGCGTGCCGGTTTATGCGGAAACCGGGCGCAATGGCGGCTTTGCGCTGCTCGATGGCTGGCGCACGCGACTGACCGGTTTGACAGCGCCGGAAGCCAAGGCGCTGTTCCTTTCGGGGCTGCCCGGGCCGGCGGCGGAGCTGGGGTTATCGGACGACATGGCCGCGGCCGAACTCAAGCTGCTGGCGGCCCTGCCCGCCGACTGGCAGGACGAGGCGCGGCGAATCAGCGGGCGCTTCCATCTCGACCCCAAAGGCTGGTTCCAGCCGGGGCGCGTGCATGAACACCTCAAATCGGTGGCCGATGCGGTCTGGAGCGAGCGCCGCATCCATGTGCGCTACGAGAGCTGGACGGGTGTTTCCGACCGCGTGCTCGAACCGCTGGGCTTGGTGCTCAAGGGCGGCATCTGGTACGTGGTGGCGCGGCGCGAGGGCGCCATCCGCACCTACAGGCTCTCAAATATCCTGGCGCTCATCATGACCGAGGAGCGTTTCGAGCGGCCCGACGATTTCGACCTGCCCGGGCACTGGGAGCAGGCGACGCTGCAGTTCGAAAAGGACATCTATGTCGATACCGCGCTGGTGCGGGCATCCGAGATCGGCCGCAAGCGGCTGCTCGATGTCAGCCAGGTGGTGCGCAGCGCCGTCGAGGCCGCGCAGATCGAGCCGGATGCCGAGGGCTGGGCAACGCTCACCATCCCCATCGAGGAAATCGGCTGGGCGGCGCGGGAGATGACCAAGATCGGCTGCGAGATCGTGGTGCTGGAGCCACCCGAACTGCGCAGCCGGATGGCCGAAATGGCGCGAAAGCTCTGGGCGCTCTATGCCGGCTGA